In Carya illinoinensis cultivar Pawnee chromosome 9, C.illinoinensisPawnee_v1, whole genome shotgun sequence, the following are encoded in one genomic region:
- the LOC122277365 gene encoding uncharacterized protein LOC122277365 — MFTTRVSWIIKQYCDMSYARWTDVPLEMKEELIDRVRERENHRLTVTKALCKRFNSFHHDLHKIYESFGSHEEALANGTSLVDPLVWVKLCSRWGSDEFKKISSQNRANRKKQAINHTSGRKSFVRILEQKRAENGNLVDFYKETRWSKKKNKFVTDATEDTYEMQGRLDGLEPEQRNDEAAATIFREVLGHRPGYARGLGEMVIPESSRQRDQVKMQCYMSEIERHKKDAEQHKKDAEEYKS; from the exons ATGTTCACGACACGGGTATCATGgattattaaacaatattgtgacatgagttatgcGCGATGGACGGATGTTCCGCTTGAAATGAAGGAGGAGCTCATTGACCGTGTTCGG GAGCGCGAGAACCACCGATTGACGGTGACAAAGGCACTTTGTAAGCGCTTCAACTCCTTCCATCAtgacttgcacaagatttatGAATCATTTGGAAGCCATGAAGAAGCTTTGGCTAATGGGACAAGTTTGGTGGACCCCCTTGTATGGGTAAAGTTGTGTAGTAGATGGGGTAGTGACGAGTTTAAG AAAATTTCTTCTCAAAACCGGGCGAACCGAAAGAAGCAGGCAATTAATCACACATCAGGACGTAAATCATTCGTCCGAATACTTGAGCAGAAG CGCGCTGAGAACGGAAATTTGGTTGACTTCTATAAGGAGACGCGCTggtcgaagaagaagaacaagtttGTGACAGATGCTACAGAAGATACTTAC GAGATGCAAGGTAGGTTGGATGGCCTAGAACCAGAGCAACGTAATGATGAGGCAGCAGCGACTATCTTTAGGGAGGTTCTGGGCCATCGACCTGGATATGCGCGAGGACTGGGGGAGATGGTCATCCCCGAGTCAAGTAGACAGCGTGACCAAGTTAAAATGCAATGCTACATGTCTGAGATTGAAAGACACAAGAAAGATGCTgaacaacataagaaagatgcTGAAGAATATAAGAGTTAG